The following is a genomic window from Longimicrobiaceae bacterium.
TCGACCACCCGGTTCACGATCCCCAGGCGCTCCGCCTCGTCGAAGTCGAAGTTGGTCCCCTCGGTCATGATCTGGATGGCCTTCGAGGCGCCCACCAGCTTCGTCAGCCGCTGGGTGCCGCCGGTGCCGGGGAGCACGCCCAGCGCCACCTCGGGGAGCCCCACCTTGCCCGCGCCGCGGCGCGCGACGCGGAGGTCCGCCGCCATGGCGATCTCGAGCCCGCCGCCCACGGTGTGCCCGTTGAGCGCGGCGATCACCAGCTTGGGAGTGTGCTCCAGGCGGAGCAGCGTCTCGTTGGCGTGCAGGCAGAAGTAGTACTTCCAGGTGGGGTCCGCCTTCTGCAGCATGTTGATGTTCGCGCCGGCGCAGAAGAACTTCTCGCCCTTCCCGGTGACGACGATCACGTCCACCGACGGGTCGAAGCGCGCGCGGAGGATCGCCGCGTCCAGGTCGCGCATCATCTCGTGCGTGTACGTGTTCGCGGGCGGATCGTCGAGCGTGAAGATCGCGATCCCGTCCCGGACCTCGTAGCGGACCAGGGTCTGGGCGGCGGTCTCGGGGATCTCGGTCGTTGCGGTAGCCATCCGTCTCTCCGTTTCAGGGTTGGTGCTGCGGTCAGCCGTACGCGGCCCCGTCGGCCTGGGAGCGCCAGATCGAGGGGGCGTTCTCTCCGGGGGCGGCCTCGCGCGCGCCCGCGGGAACTTCCGTGCCGTCCTGCAGGAAGCCGCCCAGGAAGAGGCGGCTCATCTGGTCGGCGAGCTGCTCCACCGGGACGTCCTTCCCCGGCCGGTACCAGTTGTACAGCCAG
Proteins encoded in this region:
- a CDS encoding enoyl-CoA hydratase/isomerase family protein — translated: MATATTEIPETAAQTLVRYEVRDGIAIFTLDDPPANTYTHEMMRDLDAAILRARFDPSVDVIVVTGKGEKFFCAGANINMLQKADPTWKYYFCLHANETLLRLEHTPKLVIAALNGHTVGGGLEIAMAADLRVARRGAGKVGLPEVALGVLPGTGGTQRLTKLVGASKAIQIMTEGTNFDFDEAERLGIVNRVVDADSGEAFLEQVLEYARQFTRPNKATFAVGNIKRSCQSGAELPLEQGLALERELQALLFNSEDAKEGLTAYVEKRQPKFSGK